In one Nicotiana tomentosiformis chromosome 6, ASM39032v3, whole genome shotgun sequence genomic region, the following are encoded:
- the LOC104086932 gene encoding protein SAR DEFICIENT 4, which produces MTPPPVFISSAALPTLLSHKSLIDHLQFSLPTFTSTTQSHLRHAHQTSPSTSLLLMPSWSLSPSLPYIGVKLVTYHPNNSTQNLPGVHASYVLFNSITGQTLATMDATELTVYRTACISALASNFLSRQDSETLLMIGAGTLAPHLIKAHLTVRPNLKKVIVWNRTADKAKRVIEKLLSEGGFEGVSFESNGCLEEVVELGDIVSCATNSETPLVKGEKLKEGAHLDLVGSFKHSMRECDDEALKRGKVFVDNEAALVEAGELVGAFERGVITRDEIAGNLLELIKGEKNGRTTAEEITVFKSVGSAVVDLLTAQLAYETYMKSC; this is translated from the coding sequence ATGACACCACCACCAGTCTTCATCTCCTCCGCCGCTCTCCCAACCCTCCTTTCTCACAAATCCCTCATCGACCACCTTCAATTTTCCCTCCCCACCTTCACTTCCACCACTCAATCCCATCTTCGCCATGCCCACCAAACAAGCCCTTCCACTTCTCTCCTCCTTATGCCTTCTTGGTCTCTTTCCCCTTCACTTCCCTATATTGGTGTCAAGCTAGTCACTTATCACCCCAACAATTCCACCCAAAATTTACCTGGGGTTCACGCAAGTTATGTTCTTTTTAATTCCATCACTGGACAAACCTTAGCCACTATGGATGCCACTGAACTCACTGTCTACCGAACTGCTTGCATCTCAGCTTTAGCTTCTAACTTCTTATCAAGACAAGATTCTGAAACCCTTTTGATGATTGGTGCTGGTACTTTAGCACCACACTTGATCAAGGCACATCTAACAGTTAGGCCAAATTTGAAGAAAGTGATAGTATGGAACAGAACTGCTGATAAGGCAAAAAGGGTGATTGAAAAATTGCTAAGTGAAGGTGGATTTGAAGGGGTGAGTTTTGAGAGTAATGGGTGTCTTGAGGAAGTTGTGGAGTTGGGAGATATAGTGAGTTGTGCAACGAATTCGGAGACGCCATTGGTGAAGGGGGAGAAGCTTAAAGAAGGGGCGCATTTGGATTTGGTTGGATCATTTAAGCATTCGATGAGAGAGTGCGATGATGAAGCGTTGAAGAGGGGGAAAGTGTTTGTTGATAACGAGGCTGCGTTGGTAGAGGCAGGGGAATTAGTAGGTGCATTTGAGAGAGGGGTTATTACAAGGGATGAGATTGCTGGGAACTTGTTGGAATTGATCAAGGGAGAAAAGAACGGGAGAACAACTGCTGAGGAGATTACTGTGTTTAAATCTGTTGGTTCTGCTGTTGTTGATCTTCTCACTGCTCAATTGGCATATGAGACTTACATGAAAAGTTGTTAG
- the LOC104086931 gene encoding uncharacterized protein At3g49140-like isoform X1 has protein sequence MLTVEHAAATIRFSAVNFDATSRRLSHSVSFFIPRDKFGRLADNYAGGGRRACKDKNGGIKATAKDHFSSGSEPVKQSRSYHPSEDIGELELMENEDARLKPAECSRTIIEGNSEATLMFSSAVSDVMHANIFWPDLPYTTDELGNVYFQVKNDEDVLKNPTEEESVVQVIIGLDTSEMMSEMKLSGQSVTDYHIDEFDDEGVDIDDLDDIDEDDDVDDNDDDDDDESDWVSILDDEEDHNGDPDLGYWATLETMRSSHPIDFAKAITEVVTDDPIDFMDQPPAGLVIQGLLRTAFLEEHAAIPKQISEHKSNDAGIDQIEKVAEYKQNCSVQVNGHKHESGSSQDGPSCPEELEKDETLGNGTSFYKLEMIKIQLISSHGHQILVELDDFSQAKPDAIAHSAANIISRLKAVGENTTQALRSLCWRCKGIQVEEVALIGVDSLGFDLRVCSGAQVQTLRFSFKKQASSEYSAERQLNDLLYPRFHPKLKKKETHQAES, from the exons ATGCTAACAGTAGAACATGCCGCTGCCACCATCCGTTTCTCCGCTGTGAACTTCGACGCCACTTCCCGCCGTTTATCTCATTCCGTCAGCTTCTTCATACCTCG GGATAAATTTGGAAGATTGGCGGACAATTATGCTGGTGGTGGAAGAAGAGCGTGCAAGGACAAAAATGGAGGAATTAAAGCAACTGCAAAGGATCATTTTAGCTCCGGTTCGGAGCCAGTAAAACAGAGTAGATCATATCATCCATCTGAGGACATTGGGGAGTTGGAACTAATGGAGAATGAGGATGCTCGACTCAAGCCAGCTGAATGTTCTAGGACAATTATTGAG GGAAATAGCGAAGCGACACTCATGTTTTCAAGTGCAGTCAGTGATGTAATGCATGCGAACATTTTCTGGCCAGATTTGCCTTatacaactgatgaactcggaA ATGTCTACTTTCAAGTAAAGAATGACGAAGATGTTCTGAAAAATCCAACAGAAGAAGAAAGCGTTGTG CAAGTAATTATTGGCTTAGATACATCCGAAATGATGAGTGAGATGAAGTTATCAGGTCAATCTGTAACTGATTACCACATAGATGAATTTGATGACGAGGGCGTCGATATAGATGATTTAGATGACATTGATGAAGACGACGAtgttgatgataatgatgatgacgatgatgatgaatCG GATTGGGTTTCCATTCTTGATGATGAAGAAGATCACAATGGGGATCCTGACTTGGGGTATTGGGCTACGTTAGAGACAATGCGTTCCTCTCATCCAATAGACTTTGCCAAAGCAATTACTGAG GTTGTGACAGATGATCCTATCGATTTTATGGATCAGCCTCCAGCAGGTCTTGTTATTCAGGGCCTTCTAAGGACAGCATTCCTTGAAGAGCACGCTGCCATTCCAAAGCAGATATCTGAACATAAATCAAATGATGCTGGTATAGACCAAATAGAAAAAGTTGCAGAATATAAGCAAAACTGTAGTGTTCAAGTCAATGGCCACAAACATGAAAGTGGATCTTCGCAAGATGGCCCAAGTTGTCCAGAGGAATTGGAGAAGGACGAAACCCTTGGAAATGGAACTTCATTTTACAAGCTAGAGATGATTAAAATTCAGTTAATTTCTTCACATGGGCATCAA ATCTTAGTGGAGTTAGATGATTTTAGTCAAGCTAAACCTGATGCAATAGCGCACTCAGCTGCCAACATTATATCGCGGCTTAAAGCTGTAGGAGAAAACACCACACAGGCTCTCAGATCTCTCTGTTGGAGATGCAAGGGAATTCAAGTGGAG GAAGTGGCTCTGATTGGTGTAGACAGCCTTGGTTTTGACCTGAGAGTTTGTTCTGGAGCACAAGTTCAGACACTGCGGTTTTCCTTTAAAAAGCAG GCCTCCTCGGAGTATAGCGCTGAAAGACAATTAAATGATCTGCTGTATCCAAGGTTCCACCCTaagttgaagaagaaagaaactCACCAAgctgaatcatga
- the LOC104086931 gene encoding uncharacterized protein At3g49140-like isoform X2, protein MLTVEHAAATIRFSAVNFDATSRRLSHSVSFFIPRDKFGRLADNYAGGGRRACKDKNGGIKATAKDHFSSGSEPVKQSRSYHPSEDIGELELMENEDARLKPAECSRTIIEGNSEATLMFSSAVSDVMHANIFWPDLPYTTDELGNVYFQVKNDEDVLKNPTEEESVVDWVSILDDEEDHNGDPDLGYWATLETMRSSHPIDFAKAITEVVTDDPIDFMDQPPAGLVIQGLLRTAFLEEHAAIPKQISEHKSNDAGIDQIEKVAEYKQNCSVQVNGHKHESGSSQDGPSCPEELEKDETLGNGTSFYKLEMIKIQLISSHGHQILVELDDFSQAKPDAIAHSAANIISRLKAVGENTTQALRSLCWRCKGIQVEEVALIGVDSLGFDLRVCSGAQVQTLRFSFKKQASSEYSAERQLNDLLYPRFHPKLKKKETHQAES, encoded by the exons ATGCTAACAGTAGAACATGCCGCTGCCACCATCCGTTTCTCCGCTGTGAACTTCGACGCCACTTCCCGCCGTTTATCTCATTCCGTCAGCTTCTTCATACCTCG GGATAAATTTGGAAGATTGGCGGACAATTATGCTGGTGGTGGAAGAAGAGCGTGCAAGGACAAAAATGGAGGAATTAAAGCAACTGCAAAGGATCATTTTAGCTCCGGTTCGGAGCCAGTAAAACAGAGTAGATCATATCATCCATCTGAGGACATTGGGGAGTTGGAACTAATGGAGAATGAGGATGCTCGACTCAAGCCAGCTGAATGTTCTAGGACAATTATTGAG GGAAATAGCGAAGCGACACTCATGTTTTCAAGTGCAGTCAGTGATGTAATGCATGCGAACATTTTCTGGCCAGATTTGCCTTatacaactgatgaactcggaA ATGTCTACTTTCAAGTAAAGAATGACGAAGATGTTCTGAAAAATCCAACAGAAGAAGAAAGCGTTGTG GATTGGGTTTCCATTCTTGATGATGAAGAAGATCACAATGGGGATCCTGACTTGGGGTATTGGGCTACGTTAGAGACAATGCGTTCCTCTCATCCAATAGACTTTGCCAAAGCAATTACTGAG GTTGTGACAGATGATCCTATCGATTTTATGGATCAGCCTCCAGCAGGTCTTGTTATTCAGGGCCTTCTAAGGACAGCATTCCTTGAAGAGCACGCTGCCATTCCAAAGCAGATATCTGAACATAAATCAAATGATGCTGGTATAGACCAAATAGAAAAAGTTGCAGAATATAAGCAAAACTGTAGTGTTCAAGTCAATGGCCACAAACATGAAAGTGGATCTTCGCAAGATGGCCCAAGTTGTCCAGAGGAATTGGAGAAGGACGAAACCCTTGGAAATGGAACTTCATTTTACAAGCTAGAGATGATTAAAATTCAGTTAATTTCTTCACATGGGCATCAA ATCTTAGTGGAGTTAGATGATTTTAGTCAAGCTAAACCTGATGCAATAGCGCACTCAGCTGCCAACATTATATCGCGGCTTAAAGCTGTAGGAGAAAACACCACACAGGCTCTCAGATCTCTCTGTTGGAGATGCAAGGGAATTCAAGTGGAG GAAGTGGCTCTGATTGGTGTAGACAGCCTTGGTTTTGACCTGAGAGTTTGTTCTGGAGCACAAGTTCAGACACTGCGGTTTTCCTTTAAAAAGCAG GCCTCCTCGGAGTATAGCGCTGAAAGACAATTAAATGATCTGCTGTATCCAAGGTTCCACCCTaagttgaagaagaaagaaactCACCAAgctgaatcatga